CAGTCTGTTGCCCGAGATTGATTTCGTAGGTTTGCAGAATCTCAGTATTAGCAACATTCCTTTAATGTCCTACTTTTATCTTCACTCATCTCTCAATAATCTCTATCAATTCTCTGAAATCGTGAATGGTGTAATCTGCGAGATGGGCAAAATCTTTTGTGTGGTCTTTTGAAAGCAGCACGGTTTTGACTCCTGCATTCCTGCCTGCAAGCATGTCCCACAAAAAATCTCCGACAAAAAGCATTTTGTTGAGCGGCACATCAAACATTTTTGAGAGCAAGATGAGAGGCTCTCCAGATGGTTTCGGGGCAGCATCTTTCCTTCCAACGATATTTTTAATCGGGATGTTCAGCTTCCCCATAACAATTTGTGCGTGTTTTTTAGACGATCGTGTTGCAATCCCCGTCTTGATATTGTTTTCCATTAAAAAGTCCATAACTTCTAAAAAACCATCGTTCAGAATGCAATCCTCCTGAATGCTTTTTTCATATTCATCAAGTATTTTGTACGCTTTTTCCTTTCTTTTTTCATCAAACTTGCTGATGTATTCCAGCACATCTTTCTCGCCGCATCCTATACGCTCTCTGAAGGGGGCAAATCTTACTCCTGTTCTGGTGATGGTGCCGTCCAGGTCAAACACAACGCCCTTGATATCCATGATTGTAACTCTCCAAATAGCATATAAATTTATTTGCATCCGCAAACTTTTAAATGCTGCATGTGCTATATCTGGTATGAAAGAATACTGGGAGAAATTCGTGGTATCTCTTGAGGATATAAGAAAATCCCCCTCACGCATTATCGCACTTATTGCTCTCGCAGTCATTATTTTTTCTTTGCTGGTCGCCATTACTTTTCTTACCGCCCCAAAAAAGACTTTCGTGGTCGAATGTATTCAGTGCCAGGGAAGGGATGGCAACCTTGTAATTGTTTCAGGGGCAGGAGAACAATCTTTCGATGTTGTTGTGAATGTGGTCGATAAAGATGGTAATGCGGTGGAGAACGCAAATGTTAAACTTGTCGGCAGCTCATCATCATCTGCAAGAACAGATCCCGAAGGTATGGCCATTGTCCATGTAACTGTAGCCTTGGACGCAGGTGAGCAATCCACATCTCTTAAAGCCATTGTCGAAAAATCGGGATTTAAAAAATATGTTGAATCCAATTTTGTTGTAATCGCAAGAGAGTAACGAAACTTTAATTATGCAAATATATTATCGCTATTTATGGAAGATGACCTGGATAAACTCGGAGTTGCACCATCCGACAGAAAAAAACTTGAGTCGATGGGAGTAACAGGCCTTGATCAGATAGTACTTTTAAATCAGGAAAGGCTGGGGATGGGCAGGGGCAAGGGAAACGCTCTCATACGCAGAGCAAGAAACATCATCGCCCATGAAAATATAAAAGAAATTGAAATCGAAGAAGATGTTATTAGGGTATACCTCAGAAACATATCCCGCGCCATAATGACTTCTATTCTTTCTGTTCTGGGTGTGTATAATGTACCTCCCGGATCTGCCTCTTTGGTGAAAAAAGAAGGCATGCTGGAACTGCACAGGAAGGGGAGGGCTTTCGACCGCATACTGGAAACATCACAAATTGAAAAAGAAATTCTTGATGGCAGAAAAAAAACTTTTTCGTCGCATATGCCATTGAGTGAGGAACAGGTAATCAGTTTTGCGAAGGAAAGGCAATTTGACGGATTCTGGAAAACTGTTTTTGATGAGATAAAGGGAAATGAAATAATGAAGAAGTCGCTGGCGGTGAGCATGTTTTCCACGTTCGAAGAGCCCGTTCATACGATTGTTATTGGAGAGCCAGGCAGCAGCAAGACGCTGGCAAAGGAGATAATAGAGAGGAATTTTCATAATGTTACGACGATAGGTGCCAATACGACCAGGGCAGGCTTGGTGATAAATCTTGCTACTGGAGAGATAGGGGCACTTGCATATTCCCACAAAAAAATTATTCTGGTGGATGAGCTGGACAAAATACCTAACAGCGACATAGAATATTGTTATGAATTGTTGTCAAACGGGAGATGCAGTGTGCATTCAGCGAAAATACATGAGGAGATAGAAAGCAAGTTCATAATGGTGGCTTTTGCAAACCCTTCGTCCCAGGTTTTTAAGGGCAATCCGCTGGAAAATATATCACTGCCTCCTCTTTTAATGAGCAGGTTCGCCCTCATCGTTAAAACGGAAAAAATAGACAAGGAAAGCCGTCTAGAACTGTTCAAACAGAAGTTTTATGGCGGAGGGGAAATAAGAGAAAAACCCTTCTTCTATAACCAGTGGATAGAAATGGCACAAACTCATAGCCCAAACATTGTGGCATCGCCTAAAGAAGTCAAGGAATATGTTAACAGCGTGAATGAGCTTGTGGAAGAATATTATACAACTCAACTCCGTCGCGATTTGAGGATGGGGGATTATATTCGCCGTATACCACAGGCGATAGCACGGGCATCTTTTGGAGATGTAACCGGTGAAACTCTTGATATCGCAGGGCGCATTTTGTATGGGTCTATCGAGAGCTGGTGCTGATATAAAGTATATGGTTACGCCCCTTTAGATTGCAACAAAAAATGAAAATCAGTACAGCAGCCCTTTTCCCTCTAACTCTTCCTTCAGTTTTTCCACTGCCTTTGACACCTGCTCAGGTTTTCTGGCGCCGGTGCAGACAATTTTTCCTGAACTGAATAGAAGCAGGACAACTCCCATCTCTCTCATCCGGTATACTATGCCCGGAAAAATTTCTGGTTCGTATTCCGTATTTTCAAGCCCGACGGCAAGGGCAGTACTTACCAGATTGAGTTCCCCATGCAAGTCGCCGGAGGCGACAATATTCTGAACATTTATTTTGGGATTGTCTATAACTTTAAAGCCAACCTTTTTCAGCATATCGCATACTTTTCCCATGCTTTTCTTTATATCCTCGATGTTTTTTGCACCCGTACACACAACTTTTCCGCTCTTAAACAGCAGAAATGCGGTTTTTGGCTTATCTATGCGCAGTACGAGGCCGGGAAATATGTTTGGCCTGTAACTCGTATTCGGTAAAGATTCCATGATTCTGTTTAACTCCAACGTTTCCGCGATGGTTGTCGATGCGACAATATTCTGTATTTTTATATCAGCCATACTCATAAATACAATTATCCTCAATAAATGTTTCTATTTCTCTGGCCCGCCATTTGTCATTGAGAAAAGCTTTTCCAAATTTTTTAATAATTTCCTTCCTATTCAAAGTCATGATCATAGCTGTCAGTGGATATAAGGGGAAAGGAAAAACATCGTTTGTCGAGAGTCTTTTATCCCTGCTCAAAAATGACTACGACGTGCTCACCATAAAAAATACGCATCTGGATGAAATAGACGTGAGGGGAAAGGATACGAGCAGGCATATCAATGCAGGGGCTGTTGCATCTGCGATAATTGCAGGGAAGG
The nucleotide sequence above comes from Candidatus Thermoplasmatota archaeon. Encoded proteins:
- a CDS encoding HAD family hydrolase, with amino-acid sequence MDIKGVVFDLDGTITRTGVRFAPFRERIGCGEKDVLEYISKFDEKRKEKAYKILDEYEKSIQEDCILNDGFLEVMDFLMENNIKTGIATRSSKKHAQIVMGKLNIPIKNIVGRKDAAPKPSGEPLILLSKMFDVPLNKMLFVGDFLWDMLAGRNAGVKTVLLSKDHTKDFAHLADYTIHDFRELIEIIER
- a CDS encoding TATA-box-binding protein, whose amino-acid sequence is MSMADIKIQNIVASTTIAETLELNRIMESLPNTSYRPNIFPGLVLRIDKPKTAFLLFKSGKVVCTGAKNIEDIKKSMGKVCDMLKKVGFKVIDNPKINVQNIVASGDLHGELNLVSTALAVGLENTEYEPEIFPGIVYRMREMGVVLLLFSSGKIVCTGARKPEQVSKAVEKLKEELEGKGLLY